In one Pseudomonas sp. SCA2728.1_7 genomic region, the following are encoded:
- a CDS encoding cupin domain-containing protein, translating into MSITQFKNTATLQLDESNPVAVPLGEPIAIASTTSVERDDGVETGVWECTPGRWRRQITAQEFCHFISGRCTFTPDGGGETLHIQGGDALMLPANTLGVWDIQETVRKSYVLIF; encoded by the coding sequence ATGAGCATTACCCAGTTTAAAAACACTGCGACATTGCAGCTCGACGAATCCAACCCGGTGGCCGTGCCCCTCGGCGAGCCGATCGCGATTGCCTCGACCACCAGCGTCGAGCGCGACGACGGCGTTGAAACCGGCGTCTGGGAATGCACGCCCGGGCGCTGGCGCCGGCAGATCACCGCGCAGGAGTTCTGTCATTTCATTTCCGGGCGCTGCACGTTCACCCCTGACGGTGGCGGCGAAACCCTGCACATACAAGGTGGCGACGCACTGATGTTGCCGGCCAACACGCTCGGTGTCTGGGATATCCAGGAAACCGTGCGCAAGAGCTACGTGCTGATTTTCTGA
- a CDS encoding FAD-dependent oxidoreductase — translation MPAWRTISLWMDQLDEPLTARPELERDLDVDVAIIGAGYTGLWTAYYLKKLAPGLDIAIVEAQTAGFGASGRNGGWLMGNLLGEDRLLAGLSPEQRRASFDLLHSIPDEVEIVLEREGINCDYRKGGVLYCAARYPEQEASLREYLNKLHAQGLTDDDYRWLSPEQLAQQIRVAKPYGGIYAPHVATIHPAKLVRGLARTVQNMGVRIYENSPVTHWQSGSLRTAKASVRSRWIVPAVEGYSVTLPPLGRYQLPVQSLIVATEPLSAATWDEIGLNRGQAFSEFSRQVTYGQRSADNRLIFGARGGYQFAGKLRHNFDLTRDEVELRRYLFGELFPQLKNVQITHAWGGNLGMSRHFKPHMLCDRTNGIALSGGYGGEGVGASNLGGRTLADLILERDTELTQQPWVLPDGGIHALRAWEPEPCRWLGYNAIIKSFVHEDQTLANPATAPWRRKLASQVAGFMEGFMH, via the coding sequence ATGCCGGCGTGGCGCACTATCAGTTTGTGGATGGATCAACTCGATGAGCCGCTGACCGCGCGGCCCGAGCTTGAGCGAGATCTGGACGTCGACGTGGCGATCATCGGCGCCGGTTACACCGGGCTGTGGACCGCGTACTACCTGAAGAAGCTTGCGCCGGGGCTCGACATCGCGATCGTCGAAGCGCAGACCGCCGGTTTCGGTGCGTCCGGTCGCAATGGCGGCTGGCTGATGGGCAACCTGCTTGGCGAGGATCGTCTGCTGGCCGGGCTGTCACCCGAGCAGCGCCGCGCGTCGTTCGATCTTCTGCACAGTATTCCAGATGAAGTCGAGATCGTCCTCGAACGCGAAGGTATCAACTGCGATTACCGCAAGGGCGGCGTGCTGTATTGCGCGGCGCGTTATCCGGAGCAGGAAGCCTCCCTGCGTGAATACCTGAACAAATTGCACGCCCAAGGCCTGACCGACGACGATTACCGCTGGCTCAGTCCCGAACAACTGGCGCAGCAGATCCGCGTGGCCAAACCGTACGGCGGGATTTACGCGCCACACGTGGCGACCATCCATCCGGCGAAACTGGTGCGCGGTCTGGCGCGCACCGTGCAGAACATGGGCGTGAGGATCTACGAAAACAGCCCGGTCACGCACTGGCAATCGGGCAGTTTGCGCACCGCGAAAGCCAGTGTGCGCAGTCGCTGGATCGTGCCGGCCGTCGAAGGGTATTCGGTGACTCTGCCGCCGCTGGGCCGTTATCAATTGCCGGTGCAGAGCTTGATTGTCGCCACCGAGCCTTTGTCGGCGGCGACCTGGGACGAAATCGGCCTCAATCGTGGCCAAGCCTTCAGCGAATTCAGTCGTCAGGTCACTTATGGCCAGCGCAGCGCCGACAACCGGCTGATCTTCGGCGCACGCGGTGGTTATCAGTTCGCCGGCAAGCTGCGCCACAACTTCGATCTGACCCGCGATGAAGTCGAATTGCGCCGCTATCTGTTCGGTGAGCTGTTCCCGCAACTGAAAAACGTGCAGATCACCCACGCCTGGGGCGGCAACCTCGGCATGTCACGGCACTTCAAGCCGCACATGCTTTGCGATCGCACCAACGGCATCGCGCTGTCCGGCGGTTATGGTGGGGAGGGCGTCGGCGCCAGCAATCTCGGTGGGCGCACGCTGGCGGATCTGATTCTTGAGCGCGATACCGAATTGACTCAGCAGCCGTGGGTACTGCCCGACGGCGGGATTCATGCACTGCGCGCCTGGGAGCCGGAGCCGTGCCGCTGGCTCGGCTACAACGCCATCATCAAAAGCTTCGTCCATGAAGACCAGACCCTGGCCAACCCCGCGACCGCGCCATGGCGGCGCAAGCTTGCCAGTCAGGTGGCGGGTTTTATGGAAGGTTTCATGCACTAA
- a CDS encoding helix-turn-helix domain-containing protein, with the protein MHADDDGPEQTQATAATVMRYHLSWKHRDLDSVMALYHRDIQYNDFFQNRVLGLDELREYVRVSMPRESDELLEHCDRIRVDGNTAFIQYEVTLRGGDGLVSFRSSEAITVKDGLIWRVNEYASLVRTQTHGPTSSSQRPAVSRLGLSPRQLSFMAEDLQQYFEKQQPYLDPELDLQRVAKECGYSRNQISYLLNQVLGQSFYRYVNQARLQHLLRSLDNATPPVRIDELAFAAGFNSLSAFYSCFRQHTGQSPKAYAKQISLRARAQDIN; encoded by the coding sequence ATGCACGCCGACGACGACGGCCCAGAACAGACCCAGGCCACGGCGGCCACGGTCATGCGCTATCACCTGAGCTGGAAACACCGCGACCTCGACAGCGTCATGGCGTTGTACCACCGGGACATCCAGTACAACGATTTCTTCCAGAATCGCGTGCTCGGCCTCGACGAATTGCGCGAGTACGTGCGGGTCAGCATGCCGCGCGAATCTGACGAACTGCTGGAGCATTGCGACCGCATTCGCGTCGACGGCAATACCGCGTTCATTCAATACGAAGTGACCTTGCGCGGCGGTGACGGGCTGGTGTCGTTTCGCTCAAGCGAAGCGATCACGGTGAAGGACGGGCTGATCTGGCGCGTCAACGAATACGCTTCGTTGGTGCGCACGCAAACCCATGGCCCAACCTCTTCAAGCCAGCGCCCGGCGGTCAGTCGTCTGGGCCTTTCGCCGCGCCAGTTAAGCTTCATGGCTGAAGACCTGCAGCAGTACTTCGAAAAGCAGCAGCCGTACCTCGATCCCGAACTCGACCTGCAACGGGTGGCGAAGGAGTGCGGTTACAGCCGCAATCAGATTTCCTATCTGCTCAACCAGGTGCTCGGGCAAAGTTTCTACCGCTACGTCAATCAGGCGCGCCTGCAACATCTGCTGCGCTCGCTCGACAACGCCACGCCGCCGGTGCGCATCGATGAATTGGCGTTCGCTGCCGGTTTCAATTCGTTGTCGGCGTTTTACAGCTGTTTCCGCCAGCACACTGGTCAGTCGCCCAAGGCCTACGCCAAACAAATTTCTTTGCGGGCACGCGCGCAAGACATCAACTGA
- a CDS encoding DUF1652 domain-containing protein, which translates to MNKGSSKVTFPNACQLMRWHFHPMGFEATMDAPGSMIARLFDRASGETMIAIAGIPCATVMNAADVERIIEAVEDELEAFVPPESFRSYA; encoded by the coding sequence ATGAATAAAGGGTCAAGCAAAGTCACGTTCCCCAATGCATGCCAGCTGATGCGCTGGCATTTTCATCCCATGGGTTTCGAGGCAACGATGGACGCGCCGGGCAGCATGATCGCCCGTCTGTTTGATCGCGCCAGTGGCGAAACCATGATCGCCATCGCCGGTATCCCGTGCGCGACGGTGATGAATGCAGCGGATGTCGAACGAATTATCGAGGCTGTGGAGGACGAGCTTGAAGCTTTCGTACCTCCGGAGTCTTTCAGGAGTTACGCATAA